A genome region from Planifilum fimeticola includes the following:
- a CDS encoding PspA/IM30 family protein, which produces MLKRMRDIVVATVHEVLDQLEDPKAMIKQYLRDVESEIRKAKDAIIRHQVMAERFERQAEEALRLAARRKMQAEQALDAGEEELARKALSEMKHWEARADQYRKDADKTTEQVRELKEQLGRLEKKYQELRDKKNALIARANAAKTKKRIHATLHRIDSESAIKGFERMEERIAQMEIQANAHAGVHDEAAPLAYADEVEKELAKLRARRSGSTPPDGGELPGN; this is translated from the coding sequence ATGCTCAAACGGATGAGGGACATTGTCGTCGCGACGGTGCATGAAGTGTTGGATCAACTGGAAGATCCGAAGGCGATGATCAAACAGTATCTCAGGGATGTGGAAAGCGAGATCCGAAAGGCGAAGGATGCCATCATCCGGCATCAGGTGATGGCGGAGCGGTTTGAACGGCAAGCGGAAGAAGCGCTCCGGCTGGCGGCCCGGCGCAAGATGCAGGCGGAGCAGGCGTTGGATGCCGGGGAGGAGGAGCTGGCGCGAAAGGCTCTTTCCGAAATGAAGCATTGGGAGGCGAGGGCCGACCAATACCGGAAGGACGCCGACAAGACCACCGAGCAGGTTCGGGAGCTCAAGGAACAGTTGGGCCGGTTGGAGAAGAAGTATCAGGAGCTCCGGGACAAGAAAAACGCTTTGATCGCGCGGGCCAACGCGGCCAAGACCAAAAAGCGCATCCATGCGACCTTGCACCGGATCGATTCCGAGAGCGCGATCAAGGGTTTCGAGCGCATGGAAGAGCGAATCGCGCAGATGGAGATCCAGGCGAATGCCCATGCGGGGGTCCATGACGAGGCAGCGCCCTTGGCTTATGCCGACGAAGTGGAAAAGGAGCTGGCGAAATTGCGCGCCCGCCGTTCCGGATCCACGCCGCCTGACGGAGGGGAATTGCCCGGGAATTGA
- a CDS encoding YkoP family protein: MAYLGSDFFDCTRLKYVDKESKRYRGEPLLTPDGFFLKKGINAKLHLHNCLFARMIRKKSHSDIFLALFTIKSIRAFLPALARFVANHPICGRSASFWEPHPFTGAWSGQIVGVQDDPDPLHPDGWLRLRTAGQLTPKRVYISKEEFFGRHLRKEPLWDQTGPVQSVTS; this comes from the coding sequence TGGCGTATCTGGGATCAGATTTTTTTGATTGCACGCGGCTCAAGTATGTGGACAAGGAAAGCAAGCGCTACCGCGGGGAACCCCTGTTGACCCCCGACGGGTTTTTCCTGAAAAAAGGGATTAACGCCAAACTGCACCTGCACAATTGTTTATTTGCGCGGATGATTCGGAAGAAATCCCACAGCGACATCTTCCTGGCCTTGTTCACGATCAAATCCATTCGCGCTTTCCTTCCCGCCCTGGCCCGGTTTGTGGCGAATCATCCCATTTGCGGGAGATCCGCGTCCTTTTGGGAACCACATCCCTTCACCGGGGCGTGGAGCGGCCAAATCGTGGGTGTGCAAGATGATCCTGATCCGTTGCATCCGGACGGATGGCTCCGCCTTCGGACCGCGGGTCAGCTGACGCCGAAAAGGGTTTATATCTCGAAGGAAGAGTTTTTCGGGCGGCATCTGCGCAAAGAACCGCTTTGGGATCAGACGGGACCGGTTCAGTCAGTTACGTCCTGA